Within the Prevotella scopos JCM 17725 genome, the region CCTGTACGAAAGCAAAGTGGGCATCACCTGTAGTTTCACCAACAACATACATTGGTGCACGCTCACGCTCAGCAATCTTCTTCACGTGGTCGAGGTGCTTCTCGTCAATGAGCAAGCCCATGCGCTCCTGTGATTCGTTGGCGATAATTTCTTTGGCACTCAAAGTCTTGTCACCGATAGGCAACTGTGACATATCAATCTTACCACCAGATTCTTCAACAAGCTCACTCAAGCAATTCAAGTGTCCTGCAGAACCATGGTCGTGAATAGAAACAACAGGGTTGTTGTCTTCTTCTACCAATGCACGTACGAGGTTATAAGCACGTTTCTGCATCTCTGGGTTAGCACGCTGTATGGCATTCAACTCAATACCATTTGAGTAACGACCAGTATCAACTGATGAAACAGAACCACCACCAAGTCCGATACGATAGTTATCACCACCAACGACAACTACCTTGTTGCCAGCCTGTGGTTCACCCTTCAGACAGTCGCGCTTGGTACCATAACCAACGCCACCTGCAAGCATAATTACCTTATCGTAAGCATACTTCTCACCATTCTCTTGATGTTCAAATGTGAGTAGTGAACCGGTAATTAAAGGCTGACCAAACTTATTACCGAAATCACTCGCACCATTAGATGCCTTGATAAGAATCTGTTCTGGAGTTTGATAGAGCCACTGACGGACAGGAAGGATATCTTCCCAATCACGTAAGGCTGGAGTTGTACCGTCATCTTCTGTCAGACGAGGGTAAGCGGTCATATAGACTGCTGTTCCTGCGATTGGCCATGAACCAACGCCACCGCCCATACGGTCGCGAATCTCACCACCCGTACCTGTTGCTGCTCCATTGAATGGCTCAACGGTAGTTGGGAAGTTGTGGGTCTCGGCTTTCAGAGAGATAACACTCTCGATAGGCTTTACTCGGAAATAGTCGGATGTACTTTGGTTTGCTGGTGCAAACTGCTCAACCTCTGGACCTTGTGCGAAAGCTACGTTGTCTTTATAGGCTGAAAGAATCTTACCAGGATTCTCTTTTGTAGTCTTCTTGATGAGGCTGAAGAGGCTGCTCTCCATTACCTTACCATCAATGACAAACTCACCACCGAAAATCTTATGGCGGCAATGCTCAGAGTTAATCTGTGCGAAACCGAAGATTTCAGAGTCGGTGAGTGGGCGGCCATTCTGCTTCTCAATCTTGTGGAGATATTCCATCTCCTCTGGTGAGAGTGCCAAACCTTCCTCTTCGTTGAACTTCTCCAAGTCCTCTACACGCTTGATAGGCTCTGGCTCGTGGTTGACAGTGAAGATTGCCTGGTCCAAACCCTCATACATACGTTGCAACATTGGGTCGTAATCAGCATCTTTGCTACTTACAGGGAAGTACTCCTCTATACGCAAAATGCCGTCAAGACTCATGTTTTGAGTAATCTCGACGGCATTCGTACTCCAAGGAGTAATCATCTCACGGCGTGGTCCCACATAGTAGCCCTGCAGTGTCTCTTCGTTCTGCAAGTAGGTGGCATCGCCATAGAGCCAACAAAGTTCGTTGATTTCCGCGTCGGATAATGCATGATAGACTTCTGTGGCAATCACGCTTTTGGACTGAGTTCTGAAGAAAAGAATCATAGTCTTTATATAAAATTTGGTGTTACTTCTGTTTGCAAAGATACGATATTCTTTGGATATACTGCCCTTTTGCCCAGTGTTTTTTAGTCTTCTTAGGTGTTATAAATAATCAGACTCGGTTTTGTGTGGAATTATGCTGTTTAAAGTAATAATGAGAATGAAGTGCTAATTTTACTTTTACGTAAAAATGGATAGGGCTTTTCTGCCTTTTACGATAAAATCTTATATCCTTCATTGATGGAACTTTTCCCTTTATAAAAGAGGATTTAACAATATCTGTAAGGCTGCTTTCTAAAAGTAGAAAGAACCTTTTTCCTTTTCGGTAAGGTAATAGTGTCGGGGGCGTTGATTTGTTGGATTGAATTTCTTTTCATGAAAGTAAATATTTCTTGTCGTGAAGAAAAATATTTTTTTTCATGAAAATAATTTCTTCTGTTCGTGAAAATAATTCGGTAAAGTTACCCTTTATAGATCTTTTGTTGGTTTGTGTGCGTTGTAATGAACTTGTTTTCAAGAAGGTAAAGGCTATATTTGTAAATGGAAAGGTAGCCTTGTTTCTTTTTATTTACACTAATAGTCGAATTCGTTTTTTGTGAACTCTCTTTGACGTTATTAATGGTTGTTATTCCATACGTTACTATGTCTTTTCTTACTTGATTATCTCGTCTCATGGCTATTTTGTCTTCTAATAGTTTATTCTGTATAATTTCATCAAAAAGTTCCATTAATTGTAAGTTTCAGGTTAAAAATGTCTAAACTCATTATACAACTCTTTGTTTTACACGTCTTTATAATATCTTTGCAATAGATATACCGCATTCTGTGTAATGAGGTTAGTTTTGTGTACCTGTTTGCGTCGTTTTATACAATAATGTGAGTAGGTTTCAAAACCGTAGGATTGATTTCTTTTTACGTATGTTCGGAGGAATCTATTACAAGTAGAATAATAACCAAAATAAAATAGTAAATATGAAAAAGAGTCTTTTTATCGTAGCTTTGGCATTGGGTACACTTGCATTTAGCAGTTGTGCCAGCAAGAAGGATTTGGAGAATTGTCGTACAGAAAACAATCAGTTGACGGCAGATTATCAGAATGCTAAGGAAACGATTGCTGCCAATAACGCACGTATCAAGAGCTTGGAAGATCAGTTGGCTCAGGCAAGAGAGAGTGCTGCTGCGTTGCAGGGTAGTCTTGATAACAGTTTGAGAAATGCCAATTCAAACAATATCAACATCTCTAAACTTGTTGATCAGATTAACGAGAGTAATCAGTATATCCGTCACTTGGTTGAGGTGAAGTCTAAGAGCGACTCATTGAATATGGTATTGACAAACAATCTTACTCGTTCTTTGAGCCGTGAGGAGTTGAAGGAGGTTGATGTACAGGTTCTGAAGGGTGTTGTTTATATCTCTTTGGCTGACAATATGCTTTATAAGAGCGGTTCTTATGAGGTGAATGATCGTGCTGAGCAGACATTGAGCAAGATTGCTAAGATTATTACTGATTATAAGGATTATGATGTGCTGATTGAGGGTAACACTGATAATGTGCCTATCAACACTACTACAGACAAGATGAAGAATATCCGTAATAACTGGGATCTCTCTTGTTTGCGTGCAGCATCTGTTGCGCAGTATCTGCAGGATCACTTTGGTGTAAATCCTAAGCGTTTGACAGCTGGTGGTCGTGGTGAGTATAACCCACTTGCTACTAACGATACTGAGTTGGGTAAGCAGCGTAACCGTCGTACACAGATTATCATTACTCCAAAGCTTGATCAGTTCATGGATCTCATTGGTGAGGCTCCAGAGGCTAAGGCTACAAAGTAATCTGATTATGAATAATGACGTTCTGTCCTTGATTCTCCAGCGATGTCCACGGAGGTATAGGTGGATTTTGGCTGTATTTTCCGTATATATGATTTATATCTGTGGAAAGTGTCTCGGAGAAGCATTGTGGTATTTACTGCATTGATAGAATAGAAAACGTTGATAAATATAAATCTGCATCTTGTCTATACTGTATTGACAAGGTGCAGATTTTGTCTTTTATTATAGTATATAAGTTTTGCGTATGGATATTACTTTTATGATTTTAGCTACATTGGTAGCTGTCGAGCACATATATATAATGTGTCTTGAAACAATATTTACTAAATCGAGAACAACTGTGCGTACTTTTAATATGGATGTGGAGGAATTAAGTCGCCCATCTGTATCTACGTTATTTAAAAATCAAGGTGTCTATAATCTTTTATTGGCAGTGTTGATTTTAATAGCTGTTTGGGTAATGAATGATTTGTTTTGGACGCGTTGTCTTTTGATGTATGTGGCATTGGTAGCTATTTATGGCGGTTTTACAAGTAGTCCAGCTATTATTTTAAAGCAGGGTGCGCCTGCTTTGGTAGCATTAATATATAGTTTTGTTCTATTATAGGTATTTGTTGTTTTGGCTAAAATTGAAACTTCCCTTATTTTCGATTTTGCGTTTAAGGGGTTATTTCTTGTTTAGTGGTTTTGTAGCGCTATTTTTGTTTTTATGGCTTCCTGGAGTGTGATAGGGGTGTCTTGGGTGTTGTTTTGGTTGATTTGTGTCAAGGCTTTGGGTGATTTTTATTTTTTTTGAAAAATAATCTTCAAAACATTTGGTAGTATTCAAATTTCTCTATACCTTTGCATCCGCTTTACAAAACAAGCCACCTGGCAAGTTGATTAAGGCAATAAAGAAAGAGTTCTTTGAAAAGATTTACATAAACAGAGAAGTAGTACAAGAAGCGTCTGTTTGATTTTATATCAAATGGATGGGTAAAAGAAACGAACCGATCAATTCATTGTTCTTGCTTTTGAGGCACCGCCTCAAAACAATTAAGAAACAAGCGAAGAGGTGCTTTTTACTTGATACTTTTAGGATAAGCGTTCTGAAACAGAGATTACTCGGTGACGTGTTTGGAAGTAGTGGTATTTATTATCACCTATTATCCATCATTTATCACCAACAGATATTTTACAATGGAGAGTTTGATCCTGGCTCAGGATGAACGCTAGCTACAGGCTTAACACATGCAAGTCGAGGGGAAACGGCGGAGAGTGCTTGCACTCTTTGGACGTCGACCGGCGCACGGGTGAGTAACGCGTATCCAACCTTCCCATTACTGTGGGATAACCTGCCGAAAGGCAGACTAATACCGCATGGTCTTCGATGACGGCATCAGATTTGAAGTAAAGATTTATCGGTAATGGATGGGGATGCGTCTGATTAGCTTGTTGGCGGGGTAACGGCCCACCAAGGCAACGATCAGTAGGGGTTCTGAGAGGAAGGTCCCCCACATTGGAACTGAGACACGGTCCAAACTCCTACGGGAGGCAGCAGTGAGGAATATTGGTCAATGGACGTAAGTCTGAACCAGCCAAGTAGCGTGCAGGATGACGGCCCTATGGGTTGTAAACTGCTTTTTTATGGGAATAAAGTGAGGGACGTGTCCCTTTTTGCAGGTACCATACGAATAAGGACCGGCTAATTCCGTGCCAGCAGCCGCGGTAATACGGAAGGTCCAGGCGTTATCCGGATTTATTGGGTTTAAAGGGAGCGTAGGCCGGAGATTAAGTGTGTTGTGAAATGTAGACGCTCAACGTCTGACTTGCAGCGCATACTGGTTTCCTTGAGTACGCACAACGTTGGCGGAATTCGTCGTGTAGCGGTGAAATGCTTAGATATGACGAAGAACTCCGATTGCGAAGGCAGCTGACGGGAGCGCAACTGACGCTTAAGCTCGAAGGTGCGGGTATCAAACAGGATTAGATACCCTGGTAGTCCGCACAGTAAACGATGGATGCCCGCTGTTGGTACCTGGTATCAGCGGCTAAGCGAAAGCATTAAGCATCCCACCTGGGGAGTACGCCGGCAACGGTGAAACTCAAAGGAATTGACGGGGGCCCGCACAAGCGGAGGAACATGTGGTTTAATTCGATGATACGCGAGGAACCTTACCCGGGCTTGAATTGCAGGAGAACGATACAGAGATGTTGAGGTCCTTCGGGACTCCTGTGAAGGTGCTGCATGGTTGTCGTCAGCTCGTGCCGTGAGGTGTCGGCTTAAGTGCCATAACGAGCGCAACCCCTCTCTTCAGTTGCCATCAGGTGATGCTGGGCACTCTGGAGACACTGCCACCGTAAGGTGTGAGGAAGGTGGGGATGACGTCAAATCAGCACGGCCCTTACGTCCGGGGCTACACACGTGTTACAATGGCCGGTACAGAGGGATGGTGTAATGCAAATTGCATCAAATCTTGAAAGCCGGTCCCAGTTCGGACTGGGGTCTGCAACCCGACCCCACGAAGCTGGATTCGCTAGTAATCGCGCATCAGCCATGGCGCGGTGAATACGTTCCCGGGCCTTGTACACACCGCCCGTCAAGCCATGAAAGCCGGGGGTGCCTGAAGTCCGTGACCGCAAGGATCGGCCTAGGGCAAAACTGGTGATTGGGGCTAAGTCGTAACAAGGTAGCCGTACCGGAAGGTGCGGCTGGAACACCTCCTTTCTGGAGAGAATGCTTTTTAGTTGACAAGTTGACAAGTTAAAAGTATTGTAAAGATAAAAAGAACCTTGGTTCGTTTTTCTTCTTGTACTCACTGACACTGTTTTAAGAATAAGAGAAAGGAAGTCTGGCAAGAGAAGCTGCAGAGTTTCTTCCAACTCAGTCCTATAGCTCAGTTGGTTAGAGCGCCACACTGATAATGTGGAGGTCGGCAGTTCAAGTCTGCCTGGGACTACACATCGGCGCTAAGCCAATGTGAACTGGGTCAGAGCCTGATAACCTATATTTCTCTATCCCTTGGGGGATTAGCTCAGTTGGCTAGAGCACCTGCTTTGCAAGCAGGGGGTCAACGGTTCGAATCCGTTATTCTCCACTTAGCTGTTCACGCTTCTGAGGCACTGCCTCAGAACAATCAAAGTAACAGCATAAGATCTTTGACATATTGACACAAGCAAGACTGTAAAGTAGAACTATTCTTTCAATGATTGGAAGAATTAGTATTCTAAACAATGAGGTTTAAACTTCATTTTTTTAGAATCACACAACAGCTGAAAGTATGAGCTACATTTCTTGTT harbors:
- a CDS encoding OmpA family protein, producing MKKSLFIVALALGTLAFSSCASKKDLENCRTENNQLTADYQNAKETIAANNARIKSLEDQLAQARESAAALQGSLDNSLRNANSNNINISKLVDQINESNQYIRHLVEVKSKSDSLNMVLTNNLTRSLSREELKEVDVQVLKGVVYISLADNMLYKSGSYEVNDRAEQTLSKIAKIITDYKDYDVLIEGNTDNVPINTTTDKMKNIRNNWDLSCLRAASVAQYLQDHFGVNPKRLTAGGRGEYNPLATNDTELGKQRNRRTQIIITPKLDQFMDLIGEAPEAKATK
- a CDS encoding DUF1304 domain-containing protein, which encodes MDITFMILATLVAVEHIYIMCLETIFTKSRTTVRTFNMDVEELSRPSVSTLFKNQGVYNLLLAVLILIAVWVMNDLFWTRCLLMYVALVAIYGGFTSSPAIILKQGAPALVALIYSFVLL